One window of the Colletotrichum destructivum chromosome 4, complete sequence genome contains the following:
- a CDS encoding Putative afumC-like glycosyltransferase, nucleotide-diphospho-sugar transferase, which translates to MLHFTIPDGATGLREVPRSQLDLRTDAEIISELSTFRPVTSEKNVWAFWDKGLDAVYPSYKCTVLNWVRKLGPEWTVRLLDLVDGSPNNIYNFISKDWLPDCLVNMTMDGAHKAQHASDLIRLPLLFEHGGVWMDVGNMLHTHLDDLFWNALSDPESSYEIGLWIITGQIRKTWGSFGNFMLAARKGSIFIKNWHYGFKELWKGHNNERGFHKHPLIQEIGVADGMADWNFEEKVLEMSDYVAQMLIGDRTRNLLDVETGWNGREFYETKAFMVEGISNGILGAMKTDYDGAKQIDIFTTRLDEPDDIRRKAAEDFVIDMLENSHMYKVYHNSAGGLPALGDLIKKEGLRDADHRPGTFGELYRYGTVHWRSTRQVEQLTPPPSEEKLIRATPTTSSTARS; encoded by the coding sequence ATGCTTCATTTCACAATTCCAGATGGGGCAACCGGCCTGCGGGAAGTGCCACGGTCCCAGCTCGACCTCAGAACCGACGCAGAAATCATCTCCGAGCTCAGCACCTTCCGCCCCGTCACCTCCGAAAAGAACGTCTGGGCATTCTGGGATaagggcctcgacgccgtgtACCCCAGCTACAAATGCACCGTTTTGAACTGGGTGCGCAAACTGGGTCCCGAATGGACTGTCCGgctgctcgacctcgttgacGGCTCCCCAAACAACATCTACAACTTCATCAGCAAAGATTGGTTGCCCGACTGCCTCGTCAATATGACCATGGACGGAGCTCACAAGGCCCAGCATGCGTCGGACCTCATCCGGCTGCCGCTACTCTTCGAGCACGGTGGCGTATGGATGGACGTCGGTAACATGCTGCATACccatctcgacgacctctTTTGGAACGCCCTTTCGGACCCTGAATCTTCTTACGAAATTGGTCTGTGGATCATCACCGGCCAGATTAGGAAGACGTGGGGCAGCTTCGGCAACTTTATGCTCGCTGCCAGAAAGGgctccatcttcatcaagaACTGGCATTACGGCTTCAAGGAACTTTGGAAGGGCCATAACAACGAACGCGGCTTCCACAAGCATCCTCTGATTCAGGAGAttggcgtcgccgacggtaTGGCTGACTGGAActtcgaggagaaggtcttGGAGATGAGCGACTACGTGGCCCAGATGCTCATAGGCGACCGTACCAGGAACCTCCTCGATGTGGAGACAGGTTGGAACGGACGCGAGTTTTACGAGACAAAGGCTTTCATGGTAGAAGGCATCAGCaacggcatcctcggcgcgATGAAGACGGACTACGACGGGGCGAAACAAATTGACATCTTCACGACGAGACTAGACGAGCCAGACGACATCAGGaggaaggccgccgaggattTCGTGATTGACATGCTGGAGAACAGCCATATGTACAAAGTGTACCACAACTCGGCCGGCGGGCTGCCTGCGCTGGGAGACTTGATCAAGAAGGAGGGTCTTCGAGATGCGGATCACAGACCGGGGACCTTTGGGGAGCTTTACAGATATGGAACAGTGCATTGGCGGTCTACAAGACAAGTGGAGCAACTTACGCCGCCTCCCAGTGAGGAGAAGCTGATTCGAGCTACTCCAACAACGTCTTCGACAGCAAGGAGCTAG
- a CDS encoding Putative alcohol dehydrogenase, zinc-type, GroES-like superfamily, NAD(P)-binding domain superfamily — protein MANLSNLPKQMKALRYEKPEDWSIVQVPLPELRENDVLVKVRACGVCGTDLHIHEGEFIAKFPLIPGHETVGVVAAVGPKVKDFKVGDRVAADNSELCNECFYCRRGELLLCEHFEAHGVTMNGGFAEYCAYPAGKVFKINNLNDVDATLLEPASCACHGLDKIRPRLGSSVLMFGAGPTGLMLAQLMRHNGGCNVTIAAPQGLKMDLARSLDAADNYIELSRSDPEVQFSQLKNDNPYGFDVVVEATGSVKILEDAINYVRRGGKLVVYGVYSSSARVSWPPSKIFGDEITILGSFSETYMFPATIDYLDSGKVKTKGIVNKTFRLEQFGEALESIKNKSAIKAAIVFDDATGV, from the exons ATGGCGAACCTTTCGAACCTCCCCAAGCAGATGAAGGCTCTCCG ATACGAGAAGCCCGAGGATTGGTCAATCGTCCAGGTCCCTCTGCCAGAGCTCCGGGAGAACGATGTCCTGGTCAAGGTTCGCGCGTGCGGTGTTTGTGGCACTG ACTTG CACATCCACGAGGGAGAGTTCATTGCCAAGTTCCCCCTGATTCCCGGCCACGAGaccgttggcgtcgtcgccgctgtcgGACCC AAAGTCAAGGACTTCAAGGTCGGCGACCGTGTTGCCGCCGACAACAGTGAGCTCTGCAATGAGTGCTTCTACTGCCGTCGCGGAGAGCTTCTGCTCTGCGAGCAC TTCGAGGCTCACGGTGTCACCATGAACGGCGGTTTCGCCGAGTACTGCGCCTACCCCGCCGGCAAGGTCTTCAAGATCAACAACctcaacgacgtcgacgccaccCTCCTCGAGCCCGCCTCTTGCGCCTGCCACGGTCTGGACAAGATCCGGCCCCGCCTCGGCTCCAGCGTCCTCAtgttcggcgccggccccaCCGGTCTC ATGCTCGCCCAGCTGATGCGCCACAACGGTGGCTGCAACGTCACGATTGCCGCGCCTCAGGGTCTCAAGATGGACCTTGCCCGCAGcttggacgccgccgacaactACATTGAGCTCTCCCGTTCCGACCCCGAGGTTCAGTTCTCCCAGCTCAAGAATGACAACCCGtacggcttcgacgtcgtcgtcgaggccacgGGCTCCgtcaagatcctcgaggacgccatcaacTACGTCCGTCGCGGTGGCAAACTCGTCGTTTACGG TGTCTACTCCAGCTCCGCCCGTGTCTCATGGCCCCCTTCCAAGATATTTGGTGATGAGATCACCATCCTCGGATCTTTCTCCGAGACCTACATGTTCC CTGCCACCATTGACTACCTCGACTCCGGCAAGGTCAAGACCAAGGGCATTGTCAACAagaccttcagactcgaGCAGTtcggcgaggccctcgagtccatcaagaacaagagcgccatcaaggccgccatcgtcttTGACGACGCCACTGGAGTGTAA
- a CDS encoding Putative NADH-ubiquinone reductase complex 1 MLRQ subunit: MRPTLGLRAFRPTLRMMSPVPAEDQVGHTVSQRLRKLRQIPPELIPLGVVVGFALAAATYSVGRHFVTDKTIRLKRQGKSAAAAAGHGEEH; this comes from the exons ATGCGTCCTACCCTCGGTCTCCGCGCTTTCCGCCCGACTCTGCGCATGATGTCCCCCGTTCCC GCCGAGGACCAAGTCG GCCACACCGTCTCCCAGAGACTGCGCAAGCTTCGCCAGATCCCCCCCGAGCTGATCCCTCTCG GTGTTGTCGTTGGCTTTGCTCTGGCCGCTGCCACCTACTCGGTCGGACGTCACTTTGTGACCGACAAGACCATCCGTCTCAAGCGCCAGGGCAAgtccgccgctgccgccgccggccacggaGAGGAGCACTAA
- a CDS encoding Putative protein transport protein SEC31, translated as MVRLREIPRTAAFAWSPDPSKPLLITGTRAGAVDADFSDETKLELWDLNLDNQDQGLELQPIASISTDSRFYDLAWGPPDSDHPRGIIAGALENGSLDLWDAEKLIDGAEDAFMSRTTKHTGAIKSLQFNPLRPQILATAGAKGELFIYDVNDVENPFRLGTAAARADDLECVAWNRKVAHILATGGSGGFVTVWDLKTKKASLTLNNNRKPVSAIAWDPNNSTKLLTATYDDTAPVIFLWDLRNSNAPERTLQGHEQGILSLSWCQQDSDLLLSCGKDNRTLIWNPQTGDRYGEFPEVTNWTFLTRFNPSNPNLSATAGFDGKITIQTLQNTNPSNTQAATTNNLDGEDFFTSAQTQPQGASFSLTKAPKWLERPIGASFGFGGKLVIFKQNAQQRSTKLSISQFSVDSSIGPATEKFEEALQSGDVVSLCESRKEQAKSEEEKADWLVMETLTAENPRKRIIEYLGFNEEEITNGVSSKDEDKTEDTSDEKKETKEGEKSDNLWGEGDGEGEEDFLSNLSANKGAKTDSPFHLLADTDTTVEKSITKALMLGNFAKATEISLKEERWADAFLIANCGGQELVDKVQSAYLASKDGVPSYVRLLGSVITKNLWDVVYNADLENWKESMAILCTFSDPKEFPDLCEALGDRILESGSRKDASFCFLVGSKLEKVVSIWITELEEAEQAGVQEPSDDSTFSVHARSLQHFIEKVTIFRQVTKFQDSGKDQSADWKLSALYEKYTEYADIIAAHGQLAVAQKYLDLLPKDYPQAELARSRLGRATQKGAVAQAAVKTVSGRRPGQPPVVSNQRATPAYQPTVPTQTPGSSNPYAPAAPSLVTPPAPAAPSNPYGPATPAIGGYTPAATQAPYAPTQGYQPPAAQPYQAPSGYGPPPNNFGAVPPPPRNSTPTSTFRPKESWNDVPLVARAPPSRKTTPSVAAITSPFPNQGSQPGPPQSPYGRTGSTPPPPPPKGPAPARVTSPLAGPPQTFQGPPRPTSAASNAYAPPPPQPGAAPSMAPPPMPRTASPYNPAPSSAPPSNRYAPAPSAQSQASQPPLGSSMPPPGSQPPPRNPYAPPPQSNTPQNQYPPQSYGAPSAGAPPPAATSRPPTGPPPSSGPPPAGRAQPTPPPPKAAAAPPKPKHPAGDRSHIPAHAQRLVDVLSSDMQRVASRAPSSFAAQVKDTQKRLNLLFDHLNNEELVKPDTIDQLCALGEAIEQKNYEVAHRIQVEIQRDKTDECGNWMVGVKRLISMSKATP; from the exons ATGGTTCGCCTTCGCGAGATCCCGAGGACCGCGGCCTTCGCCTGGTCCCCCGACCCGTCAAAGCCACTTTTGATTACTGGTACCAGAGCTGGAGCTGTCGATGCCGACTTCTCTGATGAGACCAAGCTGGAGCTGTGGGACCTGAACCTTGACaaccaagaccaaggcctCGAGCTGCAGCCCATAGCTAGCATCAGCACCGACTCGAG ATTCTATGACCTTGCCTGGGGACCTCCCGACTCCGACCATCCCAggggcatcatcgccggTGCTCTGGAGAATGGCTCTCTCGACCTCTgggacgccgagaagctcatcgacggcgccgaagacgcATTCATGTCCCGAACAACGAAGCACACCGGTGCAATCAAGTCCCTCCAGTTTAACCCCCTCCGACCTCAAATCCTCGCAACCGCTGGCGCGAAGGGAGAACTGTTCATTTACGACGTCAACGATGTCGAGAACCCGTTCCGTCTcgggaccgccgccgcccgcgcaGATGATCTGGAATGCGTCGCATGGAACCGCAAGGTTGCCCACATTCTGGCCACCGGTGGATCTGGTGGCTTCGTCACCGTCTGGGACTTGAAGACCAAGAAGGCGTCTTTGACGTTGAACAACAACAGGAAACCCGTCAGCGCCATCGCCTGGGACCCCAACAACTCGACCAAGCTCCTCACCGCCACGTACGACGATACGGCTCCTGTCATCTTCCTTTGGGATCTCAGAAACTCCAATGCGCCGGAGAGGACGCTCCAGGGACACGAACAGGGCATTCTGTCCCTGTCTTGGTGTCAGCAGGACAGTGACTTGCTGCTTTCGTGTGGCAAGGACAACAGAACCCTCATCTGGAACCCTCAGACGGGCGACCGTTACGGAGAGTTCCCTGAAGTCACAAACTGGACCTTCCTCACTCGGTTCAACCCTTCCAACCCCAACCTCTCCGCGACCGCTGGGTTCGATGGCAAGATCACCATTCAGACACTCCAGAACACCAACCCCTCAAACACTCAGGCCGCCACCACGAACAAcctggacggcgaggatTTCTTCACGAGCGCTCAGACGCAGCCTCAGGGAGCATCTTTCTCCCTGACTAAGGCGCCCAAGTGGCTCGAGCGCCCCATTGGAGCTTCGTTTGGATTCGGCGGAAAGCTCGTCATCTTTAAGCAAAATGCCCAGCAAAGGTCTACCAAGCTTTCCATCTCCCAGTTTTCCGTCGACTCGTCCATCGGCCCCGCGACGGAAAAGTTCGAGGAAGCTCTGCAATCGGGTGACGTTGTCAGCCTTTGCGAATCTCGTAAGGAGCAAGCCAAGAGCGAGGAGGAAAAGGCAGACTGGCTTGTCATGGAGACGCTTACGGCCGAGAACCCGCGCAAGCGCATTATTGAGTACCTCGGCTTTAATGAGGAGGAGATTACCAACGGAGTCTCAAGCAAGGACGAAGACAAGACAGAGGATACTTCagatgagaagaaggagaccaaggagggagagaagtCCGACAACCTGTGGGGCGAGGGtgatggcgaaggcgaagaagactTCCTGTCCAACCTGTCGGCGAACAAGGGGGCGAAGACGGACAGTCCCTTCCACTTGCTCGCGGATACTGACACCACAGTGGAGAAGTCCATCACCAAGGCGTTGATGCTCGGAAACTTTGCTAAGGCCACGGAGATCTCCCTCAAGGAGGAGCGCTGGGCAGATGCTTTCCTCATCGCTAACTGTGGTGGCCAGGAGCTGGTGGATAAGGTACAGTCTGCCTACCTCGCCAGCAAAGACGGTGTTCCCAGCTACGTCCGGCTCCTTGGCTCTGTCATCACTAAGAATTTATGGGATGTGGTCTACAACGCCGATCTTGAGAACTGGAAGGAGAGTATGGCCATCTTGTGCACGTTCTCAGACCCCAAAGAGTTCCCCGATCTCTGCGAGGCTCTTGGAGATCGCATTCTCGAGAGCGGCTCCCGTAAGGATGCATCCTTCTGCTTCCTTGTTGGGTCGAAGCTCGAGAAGGTTGTCTCCATCTGGATCACGGAACTCGAGGAGGCAGAGCAAGCCGGCGTGCAGGAGCCCAGTGACGACTCGACATTCTCCGTCCATGCACGTTCGCTGCAGCACTTCATTGAGAAGGTCACCATCTTCCGCCAAGTCACTAAATTCCAAGACTCCGGAAAGGATCAGAGTGCCGACTGGAAGCTGTCAGCTCTGTACGAGAAGTACACGGAGTACGCCGACATCATTGCCGCTCATGGTCAACTGGCTGTGGCACAGAAGTACTTGGATCTGCTGCCCAAGGACTACCCCCAGGCCGAGTTGGCGCGAAGCCGCTTGGGACGTGCAACCCAGAAGGGCGCGGTCGCTCAGGCTGCGGTCAAGACGGTTTCTGGCCGCAGGCCTGGTCAACCTCCTGTCGTTAGCAACCAGCGGGCCACTCCGGCCTACCAGCCTACGGTCCCCACTCAGACTCCTGGTAGTTCCAACCCGTACGCGCCGGCAGCCCCGTCTCTCGTTACCCCACCTGCGCCGGCAGCTCCGTCAAACCCCTACGGTCCGGCCACCCCGGCCATCGGTGGTTACACGCCTGCTGCCACCCAGGCTCCTTATGCCCCGACCCAAGGCTATCAGCCTCCGGCAGCCCAGCCCTACCAAGCGCCCTCGGGCTATGGGCCACCTCCCAACAACTTCGGCgccgtgccgccgcctccccgtAACTCTACGCCTACCTCCACTTTCCGCCCGAAGGAGAGTTGGAATGACGTTCCGTTGGTTGCCAGAGCACCTCCTTCCAGGAAGACGACTCCTAGTGTTGCTGCCATCACTTCACCCTTCCCTAACCAGGGCAGCCAGCCGGGTCCTCCTCAAAGCCCTTACGGACGCACTGGCTCGActcctcccccgcctcctcctAAGGGCCCGGCACCGGCCCGTGTTACGTCTCCCCTGGCCGGGCCTCCTCAAACTTTCCAggggccgccgagaccgacaTCGGCTGCCTCAAATGCGTAcgcccctccgccgccccagCCTGGCGCAGCTCCTTCTAtggcgccgcctcccatGCCTCGCACCGCGTCGCCGTACAACCCTGCTCCATCAAGCGCACCCCCGTCCAACCGCTACGCGCCTGCTCCTTCCGCTCAGTCGcaggccagccagccgcctCTGGGCTCCTCTATGCCTCCTCCGGGGagccagccgccgccaaggaacCCCtacgcgccgccgccccagtCAAACACGCCACAGAACCAGTATCCGCCTCAGTCGTACGGGGCTCCCTCCGCCGGtgcaccgccgcccgccgcaaCCTCGAGACCTCCTACCGGACCTCCTCCCTCTAGCGGGCCGCCACCTGCAGGCAGAGCTCAGcctacccctccccccccaaaggCAGCAGCCGCTccgcccaagcccaagcACCCTGCTGGTGACAGGTCTCACATCCCAGCTCATGCCCAGCGCTTGGTTGACGTTCTCAGCTCGGACATGCAACGTGTAGCCTCCCGGGCGCCTTCTTCCTTTGCCGCCCAGGTCAAGGACACACAGAAGCGTCTCAACCTCCTGTTCGACCACCTCAACAACGAGGAATTGGTCAAGCCCGATACGATCGACCAGCTTTGTGCGTTGGGTGAGGCCATCGAGCAGAAGAACTACGAGGTGGCCCACAGGATCCAGGTCGAGATCCAGCGGGACAAGACGGACGAGTGCGGCAACTGGATG GTTGGTGTGAAGCGGCTGATCAGCATGAGCAAGGCCACTCCATAA
- a CDS encoding Putative GET complex subunit Get2/sif1 protein: MTEATPDDAAAQRAAEQARLRKAKREAKIRAGGASRLNKITGLGGGFQRDDPAPTPPSTTSSPAPSATSALPKPNVSAEHADPEEIDISQHYYEPASTPRPSATGPPLDPNAMTEDQLRQMMLGFDRPGPGGAGGTPPMNPFAGPGGMGAGGVPGGEDDPLMKMLSQMMAGGGGPGGMPGFPGAGGAQGGFPAGFPGMPGMPGMQTPEQAKASSSAYLWRILHAVFAISLGLYIALTTTFSGSKLERERTALAYNYPVGSDESVTDVNSMEKGREVFFWIFATTEAILLTTRFFIERGRAPPAGMLWTVVGFLPGSIKTYAETVLRYGQIFATVRSDILVCVFVLGIASWVRG, from the exons ATGACGGAAGCAACACCAGACGATGCGGCCGCTCAGCGCGCGGCAGAGCAAGCTCGCCTTCGCAAGGCGAAGCGCGAAGCGAAAATCCGTGCGGGCGGCGCGTCGAGATTGAACAAGATCACCGGTCTCGGCGGGGGATTCCAGCGAG ATGATCCCGCACCGACTCCCCCTTCGACCACATCCTCTCCAGCTCCCTCGGCCACCTCAGCCCTCCCCAAGCCCAACGTGAGCGCCGAACATGCCGACCCCGAAGAGATCGATATCTCGCAGCACTACTACGAGCCAGCCTCGACTCCCCGTCCCTCCGCCACAGGCCCTCCCCTTGATCCCAACGCCATGACCGAGGACCAGCTCCGCCAGATGATGCTCGGCTTCGACAGACCCGGTCCCGGCGGCGCAGGTGGAACCCCGCCCATGAACCCTTTTGCGGGTCCTGGCGGTATGGGAGCGGGCGGTGtgcccggcggcgaggatgaccCCTTGATGAAGATGCTCTCGCAGATGATGGCAGGCGGTGGCGGCCCTGGTGGGATGCCCGGCTTccctggcgccggcggtgcACAAGGTGGCTTCCCTGCCGGGTTCCCTGGTATGCCCGGCATGCCCGGCATGCAAACCCCCGAGCAGGCCAAAGCCTCTTCGTCCGCCTACCTCTGGCGCATTCTccacgccgtcttcgccatcTCCCTCGGCTTGTACATCGCCCTGACGACGACCTTCTCCGGCAGCAAgctcgagcgcgagcgcACGGCGCTGGCGTACAATTAccccgtcggcagcgatGAGTCGGTCACGGACGTCAACAGCATGGAGAAGGGCCGCGAGGTTTTCTTCTGGATCTTTGCGACCACCGAGGCGATTCTTCTCACGACGCGCTTCTTCATTGAGCGCGGACGCGCGCCGCCAGCAGGCATGTTGTGGACCGTTGTTGGATTCCTGCCGGGCAGCATCAAGACTTATGCCGAGACGGTGTTACGCTACGGGCAGATTTTCGCCACGGTCAGGAGTGATATCCTTGTTTGCGTGTTCGTCTTAGGTATTGCCTCATGGGTGCGCGGTTGA
- a CDS encoding Putative cytochrome c oxidase, subunit VIb has protein sequence MSDDQELVTKPFKFVTAGTDARFPNMNQTKHCWQNYVDYHKCINAKGEDFAPCRQFWLGYRSLCPSGWYTRWDEQRGWQLPRQARRISHVGPGCEQLRQRSRATVLLRDGSRSQIEHRKMCHATKLRALSGVEYDFVKTTCSVHPYDDL, from the exons ATGTCCGACGATCAGGAGCTCGTTACCAAGCCTTTCAAGTTCGTCACTG CTG GCACCGATGCCCGCTTCCCGAACATGAACCAGACCAAGCACTGCTGGCAAAACTATGTCGACTACCACAAGTGCATCAacgccaagggcgaggacTTCGCCCCCTGCCGCCAG TTCTGGCTTGGCTACCGCTCTCTGTGCCCCTCCGGATGGTACACCCGCTGGGACGAGCAGCGAG GCTGGCAACTTCCCCGTCAAGCTCGACGCATAAGCCATGTTGGACCAGGTTGCGAGCAGCTGAGGCAGAGGAGTCGGGCGACTGTATTACTTCGAGATGGATCAAGATCTCAAATAGAGCATCGCAAGATGTGTCATGCGACGAAGCTGAGGGCGCTTTCGGGCGTCGAATATGATTTCGTGAAAACTACCTGTAGTGTCCACCCATATGATGATTTGTAG
- a CDS encoding Putative sde2 ubiquitin domain-containing protein, with translation MTVKNVNVFVSTFAGLGLPSTLVLPVPSTTSLSDLRHQLDERLPATDNRLILTTVSNKEISASSTKPVSDLLSSLNDDFVSLRLSVPLCGGKGGFGSQLRAAGGRMSSKKKRNQGDANNSSRNLDGRRLRTVTEAKALAEYLAIKPEMEKKEKETRRERWEQIVELAEKREDEIKNGGKGRLDGKWVEDKEESNERTREAVLAAMKAGKYKDNLLGTSHTSTGSEETDEAMSSEDENEEGGSSKESTPPSEPVKAPTDKPRTFFGFDEDDEFMSSDEDDADGKKK, from the coding sequence ATGACTGTTAAAAACGTCAACGTTTTCGTCAGTACCTTTGCTGGACTGGGCCTGCCGTCCACTCTGGTGCTGCCCGTCCCATCAACAACGTCTCTGTCCGACTTACGACACCAACTCGATGAACGTCTGCCGGCGACGGACAACCGGTTGATCCTGACGACAGTATCGAACAAGGAGATTTCTGCATCATCCACGAAACCAGTGTCGGATCTTCTGTCGTCCTTAAACGATGACTTCGTTTCTTTGCGACTGTCGGTACCTCTTTGCGGTGGCAAGGGTGGTTTCGGATCCCAGCTTCGAGCCGCTGGTGGTCGCATGTCCTCCAAGAAGAAACGCAACCAGGGAGACGCCAACAATTCAAGCCGAAACCTCGATGGCAGGCGTTTGCGTACCgtcaccgaggccaaggcaCTCGCAGAGTACCTAGCCATCAAGCCTGaaatggagaagaaggagaaggagacgagGCGCGAGCGCTGGGAACAGATCGTCGAGCTTGCAGAAAAGCGTGAGGACGAGATTAagaacggcggcaagggccgTCTTGACGGCAAATGGGTTGAAGATAAGGAGGAGTCCAACGAGAGAACCCGCGAGGCAGTGCTTGCCGCTATGAAAGCTGGGAAGTACAAGGACAACCTGCTCGGCACGTCTCATACATCAACTGGCTCCGAGGAGACAGATGAGGCAATGTCAagcgaggacgagaatgAGGAGGGAGGCAGTTCTAAGGAGTCTACGCCTCCGTCAGAACCGGTTAAGGCGCCTACGGACAAACCAAGGACGTTTTTCGGAttcgacgaggatgacgagtTCATGAGTTctgacgaggatgacgccgacggcaagaagaagtGA
- a CDS encoding Putative small ribosomal subunit protein eS10, with product MLIPKADRKKIHEYLFREGVLVAKKDFNLPKHPDIDTKNLFVVKALQSLNSRGYVKTQFSWQYYYYTLTPEGLDYLREWLHLPAEIVPATHIKQQRSHAPPRGMLGEGERERRPFGGRGRGGDRGDREGGYRRRDAGEGGKEGGAPGGFEPQFRGGFGRGRGAAPPS from the exons ATGTTGATCCCCAAGGCCGACCGCAAGAAGATCCACGAG TACCTCTTCCGTGAGGGTGTCCTCGTCGCGAAGAAGGACTTCAACCTCCCCAAGCACCCCGACATCGACACCAAGaacctcttcgtcgtcaaggccctGCAGTCCCTCAACTCCCGCGGCTATGTCAAGACCCAGTTCTCGTGGCAATACTACTACTACACCCTGACCCCCGAGGGTCTTGACTACCTCCGCGAGTGGCTTCACCTTCCCGCCGAGATCGTCCCCGCCACCCACATCAAGCAGCAGCGCTCCCACGCTCCTCCCCGCGGCatgctcggcgagggcgagcgcGAGAGAAGACCTTtcggcggccgtggccgtggtggtgaCCGTGGTGACCGTGAGGGTGgctaccgccgccgtgacgctggcgagggcggcaaggagggTGGTGCGCCTGGTGGATTCGAGCCCCAATT CCGTGGTGGCtttggccgtggccgtggtgcCGCTCCCCCTTCGTAA
- a CDS encoding Putative RNA recognition motif domain, nucleotide-binding alpha-beta plait domain superfamily codes for MTDSARWKATVFVGGLASIVTASNVHDAFIPFGEIADVSLPKNDKPNSTDPHRGFAYVEYEDAEDAKEAIDNMDQSEFFGRVIKVSAAKVPKSADEGLGSKKAVWEREGWLAEHAMGDEDRLAEEQTTEIEVRGDDPMQGLEGLDVAGPRPE; via the exons ATGACGGACTCCGCGCGCTGGAAGGCGACCGTGTTCGTGGGTGGGCTGGCTTCGATCGTGACGGCCTCCAACGTCCACGATGCCTTCATCCCCTTTGGCGAAATCGCTGATGTGTCGCTGCCGAAAAACGACAAGCCGAACTCAACCGACCCTCACAGGGGCTTCGCCTACGTTGAGTATGAAGACGCGGAGGATGCCAAAGAAGCCATCGACAACATGGATCAGTCCGAGTTTTTCGGACGAGTCATCAAAGTCTCAGCCGCCAAGGTGCCGAAGAGCGCAGACGAGGGTCTCGGAAGCAAGAAGGCTGTTTGGGAACGG GAGGGATGGCTGGCAGAACATGCCATGGGTGATGAAGACAGGCTCGCAGAAGAGCAAACTACTGAGATTGAAGTGCGTGGAGACGACCCCATGCAAGGTCTGGAGGGACTTGACGTCGCCGGACCAAGGCCGGAGTGA
- a CDS encoding Putative YbiA-like superfamily protein, with protein MSSSSSKQQDALQTQPDQHIPDGDPLFFFMPNEEWGEFCQWYKSTFTVPVAEIAALVGHAVDGPDPDVSITFNCAEQFMMYCKAARFHDAERQARVLATSSPKEQKALGRATVGFTHESWDQVKSAVVVAGSIAKFGQNPHLGRKLLSTGGRMLCEAASRDRVWGIGYTAKQAMSHRRHWGENLLGKALMAARDHLRAEEESKS; from the coding sequence ATgtcctcctccagctccaAACAGCAAGACGCACTACAAACCCAACCAGACCAGCATATTCCAGACGGCGACCCCCTATTCTTCTTCATGCCTAACGAAGAATGGGGCGAGTTTTGCCAGTGGTACAAATCCACTTTCACCGTCCCCGTAGCCGAGATAGCCGCCCTCGTGGGCCACGCTGTCGACGGCCCGGACCCCGACGTGAGCATCACCTTCAACTGCGCCGAGCAGTTCATGATGTACTGCAAGGCGGCGCGCTTCCACGACGCGGAGCGGCAGGCCCGCGTCCtcgcgacgagctcgcccaAGGAGCAAAAGGCGCTCGGCAGGGCGACGGTGGGCTTCACCCACGAGAGCTGGGACCAGGTCAAgagcgccgtcgtcgtcgccggcagtATCGCCAAGTTCGGGCAGAATCCGCACCTGGGCAGGAAGCTCCTGTCTACGGGGGGCAGGATGCTGTGCGAGGCCGCCTCGAGGGACCGGGTCTGGGGGATCGGGTACACGGCGAAGCAAGCCATGTCTCACCGGCGGCACTGGGGGGAAAACCTCCTGGGCAAGGCGCTGATGGCGGCGAGAGACCATCTCAGGGCCGAAGAGGAGAGCAAGTCTTGA